In Thiovibrio frasassiensis, one DNA window encodes the following:
- the pheT gene encoding phenylalanine--tRNA ligase subunit beta, with amino-acid sequence MKFTLNWLREYIDTDMEPTRIAEHLTMLGLEVDACVPCYPDLTGVVVARIDSVSPHPNADKLVLCDVNVGQERKRVVCGAPNARAGLVTALALPGAVMPGGFTIKPAKIRGEESYGMLCSAKELGITEDQIGIMELAADLQPGLPLTEALGLVDTMIEVDLTPNRPDCASVLGIAREVGGVIGKRIRPPVETIPALTGENLPFSVAVESAADCPRYAARLIKNVKIGPSPWWLQQRLLAVGMRPISNIVDITNFVMLEYGQPLHAFDFSKLAGGRIVVRRAKSGEKLVTLDGVEHQIDSEMLMICDAEKPVAVAGIMGGANSEVDAQSTDILLESACFSAIGIRRTAGRLNLSTEASYRFERGVDPQGVPKALERAVQLIALLAGGEVVAGGVDYSDGVIAPSPITLRGERTRALLGMELTLAQIGDALTGIEIGVEKIDADTLRVTPPSFRVDLEREIDLIEEVARVVGYNLLPTTLPMVPMIFAEQDPLREVRQKVARILTALGFYEAINYSFVTPQHCDLLGLGADDARRQSVHLLNPLAEDQSVLRTTLLPGLLENLRRNLNHQNHDVRLFEVGKVFHPKESGQPNEPFRLAAVVSGRRNPGAPVLHAGETPVDIFDVKGVVEQILKSLRCIGTITRETDVVRQELPFAESGSVLTVRVEEQLLGWCGAFSQKTLKGFGVKQQAFFVDLDLGILSSLPTQAKSFAVLPKFPFVKWDMALIVPEPVAAGEMLSAIHGCGEKLIEKAEIFDVFQGKNIEAGKKSVAISITYRALERTLDDETVGKVHQKIIEMMISRFNGQLREA; translated from the coding sequence ATGAAGTTTACGCTCAACTGGTTGCGCGAATACATTGACACGGACATGGAGCCGACACGTATTGCCGAGCATCTCACCATGCTCGGTCTTGAGGTGGACGCTTGCGTTCCGTGTTATCCGGACCTGACCGGGGTTGTCGTTGCCAGGATCGATTCGGTATCCCCGCATCCCAATGCAGACAAGCTGGTTCTCTGTGATGTCAATGTGGGCCAGGAGCGCAAGCGCGTGGTCTGCGGCGCACCCAACGCGCGGGCCGGATTGGTCACGGCTCTTGCCTTGCCGGGTGCGGTGATGCCGGGGGGCTTTACCATCAAGCCGGCAAAGATCCGCGGTGAGGAATCTTACGGCATGTTGTGTTCCGCCAAGGAGCTTGGTATCACCGAGGACCAGATCGGGATCATGGAATTGGCCGCGGACTTGCAACCGGGGCTGCCGCTCACTGAGGCCCTTGGCTTGGTGGACACCATGATTGAGGTGGATCTCACCCCGAATAGGCCTGATTGTGCCAGTGTCCTCGGGATTGCTCGGGAGGTGGGCGGAGTGATCGGCAAGCGGATCAGGCCGCCGGTTGAGACTATCCCTGCCTTGACCGGAGAGAACCTCCCTTTCAGCGTTGCCGTTGAGTCTGCTGCCGATTGCCCGCGTTATGCCGCTCGGCTTATCAAAAATGTCAAGATCGGGCCTTCGCCGTGGTGGCTGCAACAGCGGTTGCTTGCGGTGGGTATGCGTCCGATCAGTAATATCGTCGATATCACCAACTTTGTCATGTTGGAGTATGGACAGCCCCTGCATGCCTTTGATTTCAGCAAATTGGCTGGGGGCAGGATCGTGGTCCGCCGGGCGAAGAGTGGCGAAAAGCTTGTCACCCTGGATGGCGTTGAACACCAGATTGACAGTGAGATGCTGATGATCTGCGATGCGGAAAAGCCTGTGGCCGTGGCCGGAATCATGGGCGGGGCCAATTCCGAGGTTGATGCCCAGAGTACGGACATCCTGCTTGAGAGTGCCTGTTTTTCCGCGATCGGTATCCGCCGCACTGCAGGCAGGCTCAATCTGAGTACCGAGGCCTCCTACCGTTTCGAACGGGGCGTTGATCCGCAAGGCGTACCCAAGGCTTTGGAGCGGGCTGTCCAGCTCATTGCCTTGCTGGCTGGCGGTGAGGTTGTTGCCGGTGGCGTTGACTACAGTGACGGGGTTATCGCCCCTTCTCCCATTACCCTGCGGGGTGAGCGGACCCGTGCCTTGCTGGGCATGGAGTTGACCCTTGCTCAGATCGGTGACGCCCTTACCGGCATTGAAATCGGGGTGGAAAAGATTGATGCAGATACCCTGCGGGTGACCCCCCCGAGTTTTCGCGTCGATCTTGAGCGGGAAATTGACCTCATTGAAGAGGTGGCCCGGGTCGTGGGCTACAACTTGCTGCCGACTACCCTGCCCATGGTGCCCATGATTTTTGCCGAACAGGACCCTCTGCGGGAAGTTCGGCAAAAGGTGGCCCGGATCTTGACGGCCCTCGGGTTTTATGAGGCTATCAATTACAGCTTTGTGACTCCCCAGCATTGTGATCTGCTGGGTTTGGGGGCAGACGATGCCCGGCGCCAGAGTGTGCATCTTTTGAATCCTCTGGCGGAAGATCAGAGCGTATTGCGGACCACCTTGTTGCCGGGGCTTCTTGAAAATCTCCGCCGCAATTTGAATCATCAGAACCATGATGTCCGGCTCTTTGAGGTCGGCAAGGTTTTTCACCCCAAGGAAAGCGGTCAGCCCAACGAACCTTTCCGTTTGGCCGCGGTTGTCTCCGGGCGGCGGAATCCCGGGGCGCCTGTGCTCCATGCCGGGGAAACGCCTGTGGACATTTTTGATGTCAAAGGGGTTGTGGAACAGATTCTTAAGAGTCTGCGCTGTATCGGCACTATTACCCGTGAGACGGATGTTGTCCGGCAGGAACTTCCCTTTGCCGAATCTGGCAGTGTCCTCACCGTTCGGGTCGAGGAGCAATTGCTTGGCTGGTGTGGGGCTTTCAGTCAGAAAACGCTGAAGGGCTTTGGGGTCAAACAACAGGCGTTTTTTGTTGATCTTGACCTAGGGATACTCTCCAGTTTGCCGACACAGGCGAAGAGTTTCGCGGTGTTGCCAAAATTTCCCTTTGTGAAATGGGACATGGCGCTCATCGTGCCGGAACCGGTTGCCGCCGGGGAAATGCTTTCCGCCATCCATGGTTGTGGAGAGAAGCTTATCGAAAAGGCGGAAATCTTTGATGTGTTCCAGGGCAAAAATATTGAGGCGGGCAAAAAGAGTGTCGCTATTTCCATTACCTATCGGGCGCTTGAACGAACCTTGGATGATGAAACAGTCGGCAAGGTCCACCAAAAAATTATCGAGATGATGATTTCTCGTTTTAACGGTCAGTTACGTGAGGCATAA
- a CDS encoding integration host factor subunit alpha — protein sequence MKRSNLTRKELAQTINDKMGFSQRSAGEMVDAVFDALKKTLLQGEAIKIVQFGTFTVRKKSSRVGRNPRTGETMEISKRHMVSFRPSKVVRENLNKE from the coding sequence ATGAAACGATCCAATCTTACCCGAAAAGAGCTTGCCCAGACCATCAATGATAAGATGGGTTTTTCTCAGCGGAGCGCCGGAGAAATGGTTGATGCTGTTTTTGATGCGCTGAAGAAAACCCTGCTTCAAGGCGAAGCGATCAAGATCGTGCAGTTCGGTACCTTTACCGTGCGGAAAAAATCCTCGCGGGTGGGTCGTAACCCCAGAACCGGTGAAACCATGGAGATTTCCAAGCGACACATGGTTTCTTTCAGGCCCAGCAAGGTGGTTCGGGAGAATCTGAATAAGGAATAA
- a CDS encoding MerR family transcriptional regulator produces MTKPSCGTFDTAQGIAQVLPGIPEKRYFKIGEVCAITGVKQHVLRYWESEFRILHPQRAQSKQRLYRRADVETVLAIKRLLKDEGFTISGAKKALARDGGGQEQTALALEAEQEISSGTSRDIFMQVKAELLALQKILEE; encoded by the coding sequence GTGACCAAACCATCTTGCGGAACTTTTGATACTGCTCAGGGTATAGCCCAGGTTCTGCCTGGGATTCCCGAGAAGCGCTATTTCAAAATCGGCGAGGTGTGCGCGATAACCGGGGTGAAGCAGCATGTGCTTCGCTACTGGGAATCGGAATTCAGGATCCTCCATCCGCAACGGGCCCAGTCCAAACAGCGGCTCTATCGCCGGGCGGACGTGGAAACGGTTCTGGCGATCAAAAGGCTGCTCAAGGACGAGGGTTTTACTATCAGTGGCGCCAAAAAAGCGCTGGCAAGGGATGGCGGTGGCCAGGAACAGACTGCTCTGGCGCTCGAAGCGGAGCAGGAAATCTCATCAGGGACGTCACGAGACATTTTCATGCAGGTTAAGGCGGAACTCCTGGCCTTGCAGAAAATTCTCGAGGAATAA
- a CDS encoding MraY family glycosyltransferase: MPVLLNYWMIFPLVAVVSLLLTGVIRRYALSRNLLDIPNNRSSHAVPTPRAGGLAIVLTFFPGLLALWMIGSLPTKVLFALFGAGSLVTWIGFLDDRRHIPPKWRLGAHFLGAAWGIFWLGDLPPLSVFGHLVHLGWAGYLLAAVYLVWVLNLYNFMDGIDGIAGIEAITVCLGGGIVSALFAPASQEWLVPALLLSAVAGFLCWNFPPAKIFMGDSGSGFLGLTLGLLSIQASQVNPELFWCWLILLGVFIVDATTTLLRRAIRGKAIYEAHCSHAYQHASRRFDAHRPVSVVVGMINLFWLLPVALLVTFGSLPGSTGLLIAYSPLIFCAFLFKAGLEVRQKNISA, from the coding sequence ATGCCTGTTCTTTTAAATTATTGGATGATTTTCCCTCTTGTCGCAGTGGTATCCTTGCTGCTTACCGGAGTCATCCGCCGTTATGCTTTATCACGGAATCTTCTCGATATTCCCAACAACAGAAGCTCGCATGCGGTTCCAACTCCACGGGCTGGTGGGCTGGCTATTGTCTTGACCTTTTTTCCCGGATTGCTCGCCCTGTGGATGATCGGTTCTCTGCCAACAAAGGTATTATTTGCCCTCTTCGGGGCCGGAAGCCTGGTTACCTGGATTGGCTTTTTGGATGATCGCCGCCATATCCCGCCCAAATGGCGTTTAGGCGCCCACTTTCTCGGTGCGGCCTGGGGGATTTTCTGGCTCGGCGATCTGCCGCCCCTGTCTGTTTTCGGACATCTGGTGCATCTCGGCTGGGCGGGCTATTTACTGGCCGCAGTCTATCTTGTCTGGGTACTCAACTTGTACAATTTCATGGACGGCATTGATGGTATTGCCGGCATTGAGGCGATTACAGTCTGCTTGGGCGGGGGTATTGTCTCTGCTCTCTTTGCTCCGGCCAGCCAGGAATGGCTGGTCCCGGCATTACTCCTGTCTGCTGTTGCCGGCTTCCTCTGTTGGAATTTCCCGCCAGCCAAAATATTCATGGGCGATTCCGGGAGTGGATTCCTGGGCCTGACCTTGGGGCTCCTCTCAATTCAGGCCAGCCAGGTTAACCCGGAACTGTTCTGGTGCTGGCTCATTCTCCTCGGTGTCTTCATTGTTGATGCCACCACGACATTATTACGCCGAGCAATACGAGGAAAGGCCATTTACGAAGCCCATTGCAGCCATGCCTACCAACATGCCTCACGCCGTTTTGATGCTCACCGACCTGTGTCCGTTGTGGTCGGAATGATTAATCTCTTTTGGTTATTGCCTGTGGCGCTGCTGGTAACTTTCGGTTCGCTTCCTGGCTCGACCGGGCTGCTGATCGCCTATTCGCCGCTGATCTTCTGCGCGTTTCTCTTCAAGGCTGGGCTAGAAGTGCGACAAAAAAACATAAGCGCTTAA
- a CDS encoding sulfatase-like hydrolase/transferase, with the protein MLTNRYTAFLLLLLGYTEMSQQYGGLPSLLPAWRLEIPLLLYLYFLLNQFLRKSRWQPLVAAAPILLMYAVFDAYHIMFGRMLRITEITELPEMFQVLPPLPLTLIALLIGLPLLAFLAAFEFRPRRTIMASLPLLALLLMVEITPDFFMNAFQTTQQEVILYSDTASARNNGRLSMMLYNEAKRKSFHEKIAGHQMNSASLEDFDKVIAGLKGQRRKGNIHLIVLESFLDPGLLKDANFSSNPTHPAFRKLLGQKGGISISPVFAGGTAQAEFEILCGAPALREFSGIEFDVFTGAKTPCLPQILSQGGYETNATNSYKPDFFNSTNAYTGIGFEKRYYPQEFAAGYDTYFSTGDVTGEDYMFDGVLFSQNLEFITRRIKTNPTLPIFNYVIGMYGHSPHDLNLDKRPMVIKMCGKFRDEGLEKAANQYYYRTEAIAAYVKGLIAVDPHSLIILVSDHLPSLSGSQTYKDLNYLGGTEDATFLNRIFIIENGRPVRQNTIHHFDIPRIVLNYASKGKYCQKHDCDFTTHDTPFAKTAYRDDYLDIMSQAMDAASAIRVLGAKTQCVQ; encoded by the coding sequence GTGTTGACAAATCGCTATACCGCCTTTCTGCTGCTGCTGCTCGGCTATACCGAGATGAGCCAACAGTACGGCGGTCTGCCTTCATTGCTGCCAGCCTGGCGCCTCGAAATCCCCTTGCTCCTCTATCTCTATTTCCTGCTCAATCAGTTTCTCCGCAAATCACGCTGGCAACCGTTGGTAGCTGCCGCACCGATCCTTCTCATGTACGCGGTCTTCGATGCCTACCACATCATGTTTGGTCGGATGCTCCGCATCACCGAAATAACCGAACTGCCCGAGATGTTCCAGGTGCTTCCCCCCCTGCCCCTCACCCTGATCGCACTGTTGATCGGCCTCCCGCTCCTGGCTTTTCTGGCCGCCTTTGAATTCCGCCCCCGCCGCACCATCATGGCCTCTCTGCCGCTCCTGGCATTGCTGCTGATGGTCGAAATCACCCCCGATTTCTTCATGAACGCGTTTCAAACGACCCAGCAGGAGGTAATTCTCTATTCCGACACTGCCAGTGCCCGCAATAACGGCCGGCTGAGCATGATGCTCTACAACGAGGCCAAGCGGAAAAGTTTTCATGAAAAAATTGCCGGACATCAGATGAATTCTGCCTCGCTCGAAGATTTCGACAAGGTGATTGCCGGGCTCAAAGGCCAGCGAAGAAAAGGCAATATCCACCTCATCGTACTTGAAAGCTTTCTGGACCCGGGACTTCTCAAGGATGCCAATTTTTCGAGCAACCCCACCCATCCCGCCTTCAGAAAACTGCTCGGCCAAAAAGGGGGCATCTCCATCTCCCCGGTATTTGCCGGAGGCACGGCCCAGGCCGAGTTTGAGATTCTCTGTGGGGCCCCGGCCCTGCGGGAGTTTTCCGGCATTGAATTCGATGTATTCACCGGAGCCAAAACCCCGTGCCTGCCGCAAATTCTCTCCCAAGGCGGTTACGAGACCAACGCCACCAACTCCTACAAGCCGGATTTTTTTAATTCAACCAATGCCTACACCGGGATTGGCTTTGAAAAAAGATACTACCCGCAAGAATTCGCCGCAGGGTACGACACCTATTTCTCCACCGGGGACGTGACGGGAGAGGATTATATGTTTGACGGGGTGCTTTTCTCCCAAAACCTCGAATTCATCACCAGACGGATCAAGACAAATCCCACGCTCCCCATCTTTAACTACGTAATCGGCATGTACGGCCACAGCCCCCACGATCTCAACCTGGATAAAAGGCCAATGGTCATCAAGATGTGCGGGAAATTTCGCGACGAGGGGCTGGAAAAGGCCGCCAACCAATACTACTACCGCACCGAGGCCATCGCCGCCTATGTAAAAGGGTTGATCGCCGTAGATCCCCACTCATTGATCATCCTGGTAAGCGACCACCTGCCAAGCCTCTCTGGGAGCCAAACTTACAAGGATCTTAACTATCTCGGCGGCACCGAGGATGCCACCTTTCTCAACCGGATATTTATCATCGAAAATGGCCGCCCTGTCCGGCAGAACACCATCCACCATTTCGACATCCCCCGCATTGTTCTCAACTATGCGAGCAAAGGAAAATATTGCCAGAAGCACGACTGCGACTTCACGACCCACGATACCCCGTTCGCAAAAACCGCCTACCGGGATGACTATCTGGACATCATGTCCCAGGCCATGGATGCCGCCTCAGCCATCCGCGTGCTTGGCGCAAAGACGCAGTGCGTGCAATGA
- a CDS encoding response regulator gives MRILVVEDDPKIASFISMGLRQAGFSVDVADNGEDGLVRALDGAYGLAILDIMLPRLDGLSLLDQLRRRQVNTPVIILSAKRSVEDRIKGLQAGGDDYLTKPFSFSELLARVQALIRRAGAAPEATILQVEDLSLDKLTREVYRAERKIELQPREFSLLEYLMSNPGRVISKAMILEHVWDYNFDPQTNVVDVLICRLRNKIDRDFERKLIQTIRGVGYALGKD, from the coding sequence ATGCGTATACTCGTAGTCGAAGATGACCCTAAAATTGCCTCTTTTATCAGTATGGGGCTCCGACAGGCGGGCTTTTCCGTTGATGTCGCAGACAATGGAGAAGATGGTCTTGTCCGGGCGTTGGATGGCGCCTATGGCCTTGCCATTCTTGATATCATGCTGCCAAGGCTTGATGGCCTTTCCCTCCTTGATCAGCTCCGCCGCCGACAGGTGAACACCCCGGTGATCATTCTCAGCGCCAAACGTTCGGTTGAGGATAGGATCAAGGGTTTGCAGGCCGGCGGAGACGATTATCTCACCAAGCCCTTCTCTTTTTCCGAACTGCTGGCCAGGGTACAGGCCCTGATCCGTCGGGCAGGCGCCGCACCCGAAGCAACGATCCTACAGGTGGAGGATCTCTCTCTTGATAAGCTGACCCGGGAGGTTTATCGGGCAGAGCGCAAGATTGAGCTCCAACCCAGAGAGTTTTCCCTTCTTGAATACCTCATGAGTAATCCGGGGCGGGTCATTTCCAAGGCCATGATTTTGGAGCATGTCTGGGATTATAATTTTGACCCCCAAACCAATGTGGTGGATGTGCTTATCTGTAGGTTGCGCAATAAAATCGACCGTGATTTCGAACGCAAGCTGATTCAAACGATTCGCGGGGTAGGCTATGCCCTTGGCAAGGATTAA
- a CDS encoding sensor histidine kinase yields the protein MARIKQLARTTGFRLALWYSLIFISSALLLFSLLYFPMRAAIMEKDRNIILAKLNEYVLQEEQSGLQSMLAEIRLEDGQNSQAGFFVRVADPTNQSLIVTLPPEWHQLDSEAFPLFPSGVGADGWILLPAKGREDALEIISRRLQSGYLLQIGRGSRERQKILEYFGRVFAGTMVPLIIFAFGGGVFLAFRSLRPVRDLIQVVRSIDIGKMDARVPSRQTGDELDELVRLFNIMLARIEQLLAGMRAALDNVAHDLRTPVTRLRAGIETALQSDNTAEVLREALLDCAEESERIMTMLNTLMDISEAETGAMKLHRQSIDIVSLLGEVVDLYQYVAEENGVEVSVVGPADLTVSADRDRMRQVVANLLDNSLKHTPRGGRIELSCDRQGEEVVIQVRDSGTGIPPHDLPLIFDRLYRGDHSRSQRGLGLGLSLVKAVIQAHAGRIKVESAPGQGTTFILQLPGESPPQS from the coding sequence TTGGCAAGGATTAAACAGCTGGCAAGAACCACGGGCTTTCGCCTGGCCCTGTGGTATTCCCTTATTTTCATCTCAAGTGCGCTCTTGCTTTTTTCCCTGCTCTATTTCCCCATGCGCGCCGCGATCATGGAAAAGGATCGCAACATCATCCTGGCCAAGCTCAACGAATATGTCCTGCAGGAGGAGCAGAGCGGTCTGCAGTCCATGCTTGCCGAGATCCGTTTGGAGGACGGGCAGAACAGCCAGGCAGGTTTTTTTGTCCGGGTTGCCGACCCCACCAATCAGTCACTCATTGTTACCCTGCCGCCGGAATGGCACCAGTTGGACAGTGAAGCGTTTCCCCTGTTCCCCAGCGGAGTTGGCGCCGATGGTTGGATCTTGCTGCCGGCAAAAGGGAGAGAAGATGCCCTTGAGATCATCAGCCGACGGTTGCAGAGCGGCTATCTGCTCCAGATCGGGCGGGGGTCTCGGGAGCGGCAAAAAATTCTCGAGTATTTCGGCCGAGTCTTCGCCGGGACCATGGTTCCGTTAATAATTTTTGCTTTTGGCGGCGGGGTTTTTCTTGCTTTCCGCTCTCTTCGGCCGGTGCGCGACCTTATTCAGGTGGTGCGCAGCATCGATATCGGCAAGATGGACGCCAGGGTGCCATCGCGGCAGACCGGCGATGAGCTGGACGAGCTGGTTCGCCTCTTCAATATCATGCTGGCAAGGATTGAACAGCTGCTTGCCGGCATGCGCGCCGCGCTGGATAACGTGGCCCATGATCTGCGCACTCCGGTGACCCGTCTGCGGGCCGGGATCGAAACCGCCCTACAGTCCGACAACACGGCAGAGGTGTTGCGCGAAGCCCTGTTGGATTGTGCCGAAGAGTCGGAGCGGATCATGACCATGCTCAATACCCTGATGGACATCTCCGAGGCGGAGACCGGGGCGATGAAGCTGCACCGCCAATCCATCGATATCGTTTCGCTTCTTGGAGAGGTGGTCGATCTGTACCAGTATGTGGCAGAGGAAAACGGGGTGGAGGTTTCTGTGGTCGGTCCGGCTGATCTTACGGTGTCGGCGGATAGAGACCGGATGCGGCAGGTTGTCGCCAACCTATTGGATAACAGCCTGAAACATACGCCGCGCGGTGGCCGCATTGAACTCAGTTGTGATCGTCAGGGTGAAGAGGTGGTAATCCAGGTGCGGGATTCCGGCACAGGTATTCCGCCGCATGATCTCCCCCTGATTTTTGATCGGCTGTATCGGGGAGATCACAGCCGCAGCCAGCGCGGTCTTGGCCTCGGTCTGAGCCTTGTCAAGGCAGTCATCCAGGCCCATGCGGGCAGGATCAAGGTGGAAAGTGCGCCAGGTCAGGGTACGACCTTCATCCTGCAGTTGCCAGGGGAGTCCCCACCGCAATCTTGA
- a CDS encoding LTA synthase family protein → MVKIIQPLLSGFSRLPSLGRFQLLRLFFLSYTLYAFGIRLVLLIRSWPEIGHSPLTVGTIFLVGLFYDLANAAYFAIPLVLYLLLIPQRFFVSRWHRLILYPLVFAICYGLLFSALAEWLFWDEFGVRFNFIAVDYLIYTNEVIGNIRESYPVPLLMSIVGIGAALIFLVLRPRLEVVMASVRQQDRSAAKLSVRLGTGATFLLLPVLVFLAVDGSFASKTFQNRYETELAENGIYQLFSAFRNNSLDYATFYKNMEEKEALGELRTLLKTKNSRYVDDNPTDIERVIGSASPEKRHNVVLIMVESLSAEYLGAFGNTAGLTPNLDALAKDGLLFNRLYATGTRTVRGMEAVTLSVPPTPGRSIVKRTNNDNLFSLGFVFREKGYDTRFFYGGFGYFDNMNAFFGGNGFDITDRSDLSAEEISFANIWGVCDEDILGRALREFDQSASRKKPFFGYVMTTSNHRPFTYPEGKIDIPVKTGRAGGVKYTDYAIGKFIEEARRHSWFDNTIFIVVADHCAGSAGRQELPVHSYHIPMIFYGPGIVPRGVNTTLASQIDLGPTLFGLLKWQYHSKFFGKDILASDFTPRAFIGNYQRLGYLEDGYLAILNERKGLAQYQVVRETMHDAVLVPVAENAELSRKAICSYQGASLLYQRGLGRWSGGEKLPVMSQAAGKPTRSGIGKNAITVDSRSSL, encoded by the coding sequence ATGGTAAAGATCATACAACCCCTGTTGTCAGGATTTTCCCGCCTGCCCTCTCTTGGCCGTTTTCAGCTTCTCCGTCTTTTTTTTCTCAGCTACACCCTGTATGCCTTTGGCATACGCCTGGTGTTGCTGATCCGCAGCTGGCCGGAGATAGGACATTCTCCCCTGACCGTGGGCACCATCTTTTTGGTCGGGCTGTTCTATGATCTGGCCAATGCGGCCTATTTCGCCATTCCCCTAGTCCTCTATCTGCTGCTCATACCCCAGCGGTTCTTTGTCAGCCGGTGGCACCGGCTGATCCTCTATCCCCTGGTTTTTGCCATCTGCTATGGCCTGCTTTTTTCCGCTCTGGCGGAATGGCTGTTCTGGGATGAGTTCGGGGTGCGTTTCAACTTTATCGCCGTGGACTATCTGATCTATACCAATGAGGTCATCGGCAATATTCGCGAATCCTATCCGGTTCCGTTGCTGATGAGTATTGTTGGCATTGGAGCCGCCCTGATTTTTCTTGTCCTTCGGCCCCGGCTTGAGGTCGTGATGGCCTCGGTACGACAACAGGACCGCTCCGCTGCCAAACTTTCCGTCCGGCTCGGGACCGGCGCAACCTTTTTGTTGTTGCCGGTCCTGGTGTTTTTGGCCGTGGATGGCTCTTTTGCCAGCAAAACCTTTCAGAACCGCTATGAAACGGAACTGGCGGAAAATGGGATATACCAGCTCTTTTCCGCCTTTCGCAATAACAGCCTCGATTATGCGACGTTTTATAAAAACATGGAGGAGAAGGAGGCCCTCGGTGAGCTGCGGACCCTGCTGAAGACCAAAAATAGTCGTTATGTCGATGACAACCCGACAGATATAGAGCGGGTAATTGGTTCAGCATCCCCGGAAAAACGGCATAACGTCGTCTTAATCATGGTGGAAAGTCTGAGCGCGGAGTATCTCGGTGCTTTTGGCAACACCGCAGGTCTTACCCCCAATCTTGACGCCTTGGCCAAGGACGGACTGCTTTTCAATCGGCTGTATGCCACCGGCACCCGGACCGTTCGGGGGATGGAGGCAGTCACCCTTTCGGTGCCGCCGACCCCGGGGCGCTCCATTGTGAAGCGGACCAATAACGATAACCTCTTTTCCCTGGGCTTTGTTTTTCGCGAGAAAGGATACGACACCAGGTTCTTTTATGGAGGCTTCGGCTATTTTGACAACATGAACGCCTTTTTCGGCGGCAACGGGTTTGATATTACCGATCGGAGTGATCTCAGTGCGGAAGAGATCTCCTTTGCCAATATCTGGGGCGTATGCGATGAGGATATCCTGGGCCGGGCTCTGCGTGAATTTGATCAGTCCGCAAGCCGGAAAAAGCCATTTTTCGGGTATGTCATGACCACCTCAAACCACCGGCCTTTTACCTATCCCGAGGGGAAAATCGACATCCCCGTGAAAACCGGGCGAGCGGGGGGGGTCAAGTATACCGATTACGCCATTGGCAAATTCATCGAAGAGGCACGACGCCATTCCTGGTTTGACAACACCATCTTCATTGTTGTCGCGGATCATTGTGCCGGCAGTGCCGGTCGACAGGAATTGCCAGTGCATAGCTACCATATCCCTATGATTTTTTATGGGCCGGGGATCGTTCCCCGGGGGGTGAACACCACCCTGGCCAGCCAGATCGATCTGGGACCCACCCTGTTTGGCCTTTTGAAATGGCAATACCACAGCAAGTTTTTTGGCAAGGATATCCTGGCGTCAGATTTTACCCCCCGCGCCTTTATCGGCAACTACCAGCGCCTCGGCTATCTGGAGGATGGATATCTGGCTATCCTCAATGAACGAAAGGGGCTTGCCCAGTATCAGGTGGTCCGTGAAACAATGCATGATGCGGTCCTGGTGCCGGTTGCCGAGAATGCGGAACTGAGCCGTAAGGCCATCTGCTCGTATCAGGGGGCCAGCCTCCTGTACCAGAGAGGTTTGGGCCGGTGGTCGGGTGGCGAGAAGCTTCCCGTAATGAGCCAGGCTGCGGGCAAGCCCACCCGCTCCGGAATTGGGAAAAATGCGATAACCGTGGACTCCCGCTCTTCATTGTGA
- the cmoA gene encoding carboxy-S-adenosyl-L-methionine synthase CmoA — protein MAKDKIFATPQGTVADFSFDAKTASVFDDMLVRSVPFYLEVQRMVSELARDFAVPGTNVYDLGCSTGTTLIQLDPLLPRGVHLVGCDYSEEMLKKAGEKLQAYGMQHDYSLECMDLNKEVHVENASVVIMNLSLQFVRPLNRDRLIQSIAKGVNENGCLILIEKVLSRDSLLNRFFIKYYYDFKEANGYSKLEISQKREALENVLIPYRVQENEDLVLQNGFSDCEIFFKWYNFCGYIIRKGMM, from the coding sequence ATGGCTAAGGATAAAATTTTTGCCACACCACAGGGCACGGTGGCCGATTTCAGTTTTGACGCCAAAACCGCGTCCGTCTTTGACGACATGCTGGTCCGCTCGGTTCCTTTTTATCTTGAAGTGCAACGGATGGTGTCGGAGTTGGCCCGGGATTTCGCGGTGCCTGGCACCAATGTCTATGACCTGGGCTGCTCCACCGGAACGACCCTGATCCAACTTGATCCGTTATTGCCCCGCGGGGTGCATCTGGTGGGCTGCGATTATTCCGAGGAAATGCTGAAAAAAGCCGGAGAAAAGCTGCAGGCATACGGCATGCAGCATGATTACAGCTTGGAGTGCATGGATCTCAACAAAGAGGTTCATGTTGAAAACGCCTCAGTTGTGATCATGAACCTCTCCCTGCAGTTTGTCCGGCCTCTGAACCGGGATCGTTTGATTCAGAGTATAGCCAAGGGAGTCAACGAGAATGGCTGCTTGATCCTCATTGAAAAGGTATTGAGCCGGGATTCGCTGCTGAACCGGTTTTTTATCAAGTATTACTATGATTTCAAGGAGGCAAACGGCTACAGCAAGCTTGAGATCAGTCAGAAGCGCGAGGCTCTGGAGAATGTCCTCATCCCCTACCGGGTGCAGGAAAACGAGGATCTCGTCTTGCAGAACGGCTTCAGCGACTGTGAGATCTTTTTCAAGTGGTACAACTTTTGTGGCTACATCATCCGTAAAGGGATGATGTAG